A window of Paenibacillus antri contains these coding sequences:
- a CDS encoding sensor histidine kinase: protein MSIRLKLLLTYIVGIFLTALIVAATGIGVVTAAVSYFASSLVKEQSAEEAFRRGIDIVVDLRYAERYAPEQLASPAFAVPIGDRLEPFGGFLVVQQGERWESYGALKEGEAFLSFLEREAQVPTHHSDSLFLTSSWDNRELLSLRYDFPEIEAPLSYYLIIDVTDTEAKGDRFQLFLLLGISTLLGIILIPLLWITTMDIVRPLRKLEQGSQRIAEGDLDFSLHSKLRNEVGSVIRSYEKMRSELQRSISAQLALEENRKQLVSNISHDLKTPLTSIKGYVEGIRVGIANDPEKLNKYIDVIYSKTLDMDRMIDDLFLLSKLDLQQERFHLEAVPLQQFYEQTMNELRMEYEGEGIALTSEYEAGPDASAMMDAQKIKRVILNIVSNSVKFMDKPDPRIHIHFGRRDGQWVVGVTDNGPGLTPVELEHIFDRFYRADANRNQNVAGSGLGLAIAKQVITYHGGTIHAKSESGRYLTILFAIPMNNDRDGRA from the coding sequence ATGTCCATTCGTTTGAAGCTCTTATTAACGTATATCGTCGGGATCTTCTTGACGGCCCTGATCGTGGCGGCGACGGGCATCGGGGTCGTCACGGCAGCCGTTTCGTACTTCGCAAGCAGCCTCGTGAAGGAACAAAGCGCGGAAGAGGCGTTCCGCAGAGGCATCGATATCGTAGTCGACCTGCGCTATGCGGAGCGGTACGCGCCGGAACAGCTGGCGTCCCCCGCGTTCGCGGTTCCGATCGGCGATCGGCTGGAGCCGTTCGGGGGCTTCCTCGTAGTGCAGCAGGGGGAACGATGGGAAAGCTACGGCGCGTTGAAGGAAGGGGAAGCGTTCCTGTCGTTTCTGGAGCGGGAAGCGCAAGTTCCGACTCACCATTCGGACAGCCTATTCCTTACGAGCTCCTGGGACAACCGGGAACTGCTCTCCTTACGGTACGACTTTCCGGAAATCGAAGCCCCCTTGTCCTATTATCTCATCATCGATGTGACCGATACGGAAGCGAAGGGCGATCGGTTCCAACTGTTCCTGCTTCTCGGCATTTCGACGTTGCTTGGCATCATCTTGATTCCGCTGCTCTGGATCACGACAATGGATATCGTGAGGCCGCTGCGCAAGCTGGAGCAGGGCTCTCAACGGATCGCGGAAGGGGACCTGGATTTCAGCTTGCACTCGAAGCTTCGGAACGAAGTGGGCAGCGTCATTCGCTCTTACGAGAAGATGCGCAGCGAGCTGCAGCGATCCATTAGCGCCCAACTGGCTCTGGAAGAAAACCGCAAACAGCTGGTTTCCAATATATCGCATGATTTGAAGACGCCGCTCACCTCGATCAAGGGATACGTAGAAGGGATCAGGGTGGGCATTGCGAACGATCCGGAGAAACTGAACAAGTATATCGACGTGATCTATTCGAAGACGCTGGATATGGACCGGATGATCGACGATTTGTTCCTTCTATCGAAGCTGGATTTGCAGCAAGAGAGGTTTCACCTCGAAGCGGTGCCGCTGCAACAATTTTACGAACAAACCATGAACGAATTGCGAATGGAGTACGAAGGCGAAGGCATTGCGCTGACGAGCGAGTACGAGGCCGGGCCTGACGCTTCGGCGATGATGGATGCCCAGAAAATCAAACGGGTCATTCTGAACATCGTCAGCAACTCGGTGAAATTTATGGATAAACCGGATCCGCGCATCCATATTCATTTCGGGCGGCGGGATGGTCAATGGGTTGTCGGCGTAACGGATAACGGCCCCGGTCTGACGCCCGTCGAGCTTGAACATATCTTTGACCGTTTCTACCGCGCCGATGCGAACCGGAATCAGAACGTGGCCGGTTCGGGGTTGGGCCTTGCGATCGCGAAGCAGGTCATTACGTATCATGGCGGAACGATCCACGCGAAGAGCGAATCGGGACGTTATCTGACGATATTGTTTGCAATACCGATGAACAACGACCGTGACGGGAGAGCGTAG
- a CDS encoding response regulator transcription factor: MGKRKVLIVEDDQAIADLERDFLEVHGYDVTVRTDGRQALEEALAQEYHLVILDVMLPEMDGFEILRKIRETKYIPVLMVSARKEDIDKIRGLGLGADDYVTKPFSPSELVARVKAHLERYDRLTGVAAGAGYSVVRKTRELNIRGLAIQVEARRVALRGEEVGLTAKEFDLLLFLAENPDRVYSKEALLDKVWGIEHYGDSATVTVHIGKIRDKIQKDPTSHQFIETVWGAGYRFKV, encoded by the coding sequence ATGGGAAAACGGAAGGTGTTGATCGTCGAGGACGATCAAGCGATCGCCGATCTGGAGCGGGATTTCCTCGAGGTGCACGGATATGACGTGACCGTTCGGACAGACGGGAGGCAGGCGCTCGAGGAGGCGTTGGCGCAAGAGTATCATCTAGTTATTCTCGACGTCATGCTGCCGGAAATGGACGGCTTCGAAATCTTGCGCAAGATTCGGGAGACGAAGTATATACCGGTGCTGATGGTGTCCGCCCGGAAAGAGGACATCGACAAGATTCGCGGGCTGGGTCTGGGGGCGGACGATTATGTGACGAAGCCGTTCAGCCCGTCGGAGCTTGTCGCAAGGGTGAAGGCGCACTTGGAACGATACGACCGGCTTACCGGAGTCGCGGCAGGCGCCGGCTATTCGGTTGTCCGAAAGACGCGGGAGCTGAATATTCGCGGACTCGCGATTCAGGTCGAGGCCCGGCGGGTGGCGCTGCGCGGCGAAGAGGTCGGATTGACCGCCAAGGAGTTCGACTTGCTGCTCTTCCTCGCGGAAAACCCGGATCGCGTATATTCCAAGGAAGCGCTGCTGGACAAAGTATGGGGCATCGAGCACTACGGCGATTCCGCTACGGTTACCGTACACATCGGGAAGATTCGCGATAAAATCCAGAAGGATCCGACCTCGCATCAGTTTATCGAGACGGTGTGGGGAGCAGGTTATCGGTTTAAAGTGTAA